One genomic segment of Diceros bicornis minor isolate mBicDic1 chromosome 25, mDicBic1.mat.cur, whole genome shotgun sequence includes these proteins:
- the TOMM22 gene encoding mitochondrial import receptor subunit TOM22 homolog produces the protein MAAAVAGPGAPLSPDELLPKGDAEKTEEELEEDDDEELDETLSERLWGLTEMFPERVRSAAGATFDLSLFVAQKMYRFSRAALWIGTTSFMILVLPVVFETEKLQMEQQQQLQQRQILLGPNTGLSGGIPGALPSLPGKL, from the exons ATGGCTGCCGCCGTCGCCGGCCCTGGGGCTCCCCTGTCCCCGGACGAATTGCTTCCGAAAGGCGATGCCGAGAAGACTGAGGAGGAGCTGGAAGAGGACGACGACGAGGAG CTAGATGAGACTCTGTCGGAGAGACTGTGGGGTCTGACGGAGATGTTCCCGGAGAGGGTTCGGTCCGCGGCTGGAGCCACTTTTGATCTCTCCCTCTTTGTGGCTCAAAAAATGTACAG GTTTTCCAGGGCAGCCTTGTGGATTGGGACCACCTCCTTCATGATCCTGGTTCTTCCTGTTGTCTTTGAGACTGAGAAGTTGCAAATGGAGCAACAGCAGCAACTGCAGCAACGGCAG ATACTTCTAGGGCCTAACACGGGGCTGTCAGGAGGAATCCCAGGGGCTCTACCTTCACTTCCTGGAAAGCTCTAG